In the Mastacembelus armatus chromosome 2, fMasArm1.2, whole genome shotgun sequence genome, one interval contains:
- the LOC113127174 gene encoding mitogen-activated protein kinase kinase kinase kinase 4-like isoform X4, with translation MANDSPAKSLVDIDLASLRDPAGIFELVEVVGNGTYGQVYKGRHVKTGQLAAIKVMDVTEDEEEEIKLEINMLKKYSHHRNIATYYGAFIKKSPPGHDDQLWLVMEFCGAGSITDLVKNTKGNQLKEDWIAYISREILRGLAHLHAHHVIHRDIKGQNVLLTENAEVKLVDFGVSAQLDRTVGRRNTFIGTPYWMAPEVIACDENPDATYDYRSDLWSCGITAIEMAEGAPPLCDMHPMRALFLIPRNPPPRLKSKKWSKKFFSFIESCLVKNYTQRPPTDQLLKHPFIRDQPNERQVRIQLKDHIDRTKKKRGEKDETEYEYSGSEEEEEDPPEQEGEPSSIVNVPGESTLRRDFIRLQQENKERSEALRRQQLLQEQQLREQEEYKRQLLAERQKRIEQQKEQRRRLEEQQRREREMRRQQEREQRRREQEEKRRIEEMDRRRKEEEERRRAEDEKRRNDREQELIRRQLEEEQRHLEMLQEQLLREQAMLLEFKWRELEEQRKAERLHKRLQQEQAYLLSLQHESRQPHGDKTRLPPDQNTTPQTSILPPDRALMTIPQAQVLDSVVSIARGTLESSRAPQTIPSDSTKSQAAVLDMTDSDETRPTQTETSSDSKAPQAESLEPTLPTEPVTHPPQPIREADERYRKNIQGSPQAAPPPKQPPLPPRSSEPFSNGNSSSEVSAMHRPMEPQVQWSHLAALKSSNSAAPSPPPPVVSRSQSFSEPGGVTSSFAQLHLRSQDPHHHHHHHHHPSPARTDPQPQPPLHHPQAQTRVEHQASSEEVPPKVPVRTTSRSPVLSRRDSPLPSQPGNQGGQRNAGGNVEQRPLWDRVEKLQPRPGSGSSSGSSNSSSQASSGDRFRPRSSSKSEGSPLQRPENIHKKQDEKNLARPTRPAGDVDLTALAKELRAVDDVRPPHKITDYSSSSEESGTTDEEDDEEVDQEAGEESTSGTEDSRAGRLSNGETESAKTMLAEDSESDQATTPSKDGTLVIRQSQSESNSMSKHKSSSSFTPFIDPRLLQISPSSGSSLNNMAGFGQDGRLADPLRSDPSRKGSVVNVNPVNTRPPSDTPEIRKYKKRFNSEILCAALWGVNLLVGTESGLMLLDRSGQGKVYPLINRRRIQQMDVLEGLNVLVTISGKKNKLRVYYLSWLRNKILHNDPEVEKKQGWVNVGDLEGCVHYKVVKYERIKFLVLALKNSVEVYAWAPKPYHKFMAFKSFGDLVHKPLLVDLTVEEGQRLKVIYGSCSGFHAVDVDSGAVYDIYLPTHIQTSIQCHAIIILPNTDGIELLVCYEDEGVYVNTYGRITKDVVLQWGEMPTSVAYIRSNQIMGWGEKAIEIRSVETGHLDGVFMHKRAQRLKFLCERNDKVFFASVRPGGASQVYFMTLGRSSLMSW, from the exons ATGGCGAACGACTCTCCGGCTAAAAGTCTAGTGGACATAGACTTGGCTTCATTGCGG gaCCCAGCTGGGATATTTGAATTGGTGGAGGTCGTTGGAAATGGCACCTATGGACAAGTATACAAG GGACGACATGTCAAGACTGGACAGCTGGCTGCCATCAAGGTCATGGACGTCACAGAG gatgaagaggaggaaattAAACTGGAGATCAATATGCTGAAGAAGTATTCCCACCACAGAAACATAGCTACCTACTATGGTGCTTTCATTAAGAAGAGCCCCCCAGGACACGATGACCAGCTATGG TTGGTGATGGAGTTCTGTGGTGCCGGTTCGATCACAGACCTGGTGAAGAACACCAAGGGGAACCAGCTGAAGGAAGACTGGATCGCCTACATCTCCAGAGAGATCCTCAGA GGTCTGGCCCACTTACACGCCCACCACGTCATCCACCGTGACATCAAGGGCCAGAACGTCCTGTTGACTGAGAACGCTGAAGTCAAACTGG TGGACTTTGGTGTGAGTGCTCAGCTGGATAGAACAGTGGGGAGGAGAAACACCTTCATTGGGACCCCTTACTGGATGGCCCCTGAGGTCATTGCCTGTGATGAGAACCCAGATGCTACATATGATTACAGA AGCGATCTGTGGTCTTGTGGAATCACAGCTATTGAGATGGCTGAAGGAGCACCAC CACTTTGTGACATGCACCCTATGCGTGCACTCTTCCTCATTCCAAGAAACCCTCCTCCTAGGCTCAAATCTAAAAAATG GTCCAAaaagtttttcagtttcattgagAGCTGCCTGGTGAAGAACTACACCCAGCGCCCCCCGACAGATCAGCTGCTAAAGCACCCCTTCATCCGAGACCAGCCCAATGAGCGGCAAGTCCGTATACAGCTCAAAGACCACATCGACCGGACCAAGAAGAAGAGGGGAGAGAAgg ATGAGACAGAGTACGAGTACAGTggcagtgaggaggaggaagaggatccCCCAGAGCAGGAGGGAGAGCCCAG CTCCATTGTCAATGTGCCAGGTGAGTCAACTCTGCGCCGTGACTTCATCCGCCTACAGCAGGAGAACAAGGAGCGTTCAGAGGCGCTGCGTCGCCAGCAGCTCCTCCAGGAGCAGCAGCTCCGGGAGCAAGAAGAGTACAAACGCCAGCTACTGGCCGAGAGGCAGAAACGCATTGAGCAGCAGAAGGAGCAGAGGAGGCGGCTGGAAGAG CAACAGCGACGGGAACGGGAGATGAGGAGGCAACAGGAGCGTGAGCAGCGTCGCCGTGAGCAAGAGGAGAAAAGGCGTATCGAAGAGATGGATCGCAGACGCAAAGAAGAGGAGGAACGCCGGCGGGCTGAGGACGAGAAGAGGAGGAATGATCGTGAACAG GAGCTCATCAGACGTCAGCTGGAGGAGGAACAGAGACACCTGGAGATGCTGCAGGAGCAGCTGCTCCGTGAACAGGCCATGCTGCTG GAGTTCAAGTGGCGGGAGCTTGAGGAGCAGCGCAAGGCCGAGCGACTCCATAAGCGCCTGCAGCAGGAGCAGGCCTACCTGCTGTCGCTCCAGCACGAGTCCAGACAGCCGCATGGTGACAAGACCAGACTCCCCCCAGACCAGAACACAACCCCACAGACCTCCATCCTGCCCCCTGACAGAGCCCTCATGACAATCCCTCAAGCTCAGGTCCTTGACAGTGTCGTTTCTATAGCGAGAGGCACTCTTGAGTCCTCCAGAGCCCCTCAGACAATCCCCTCAGACAGCACTAAATCCCAGGCAGCCGTGTTAGACATGACTGACTCTGATGAGACACGTCCCACTCAGACTGAAACCTCTAGTGACTCTAAAGCTCCCCAGGCAGAAAGTTTGGAGCCCACTCTGCCTACCGAACCTGTCACTCATCCTCCTCAGCCTATCAGAGAG GCTGACGAGCGGTACCGCAAGAACATTCAGGGCTCCCCTCAGGCAGCCCCTCCTCCCAAGCAGCCCCCTCTGCCTCCCCGCTCTTCTGAACCCTTCTCCAACGGCAACTCCTCCTCCGAGGTCTCGGCCATGCACCGGCCCATGGAGCCTCAG GTCCAGTGGTCCCACCTGGCTGCTCTCAAAAGCAGCAACAGTGCcgccccctctcctcctccacccgTGGTCTCTCGTTCTCAGTCCTTCAGCGAGCCCGGTGGTGTGACCTCTAGCTTTGCACAACTCCACCTGCGCTCCCAGGACccccatcatcaccaccaccaccaccaccacccatcACCTGCACGCACTGACCCTCAGCCCCAACCTCCCCTCCACCACCCTCAGGCCCAGACTAGGGTCGAACACCAGGCCAGCAGCGAGGAGGTGCCTCCCAAG GTACCAGTGAGGACTACATCCAGGTCTCCAGTGCTGTCGCGTCGAGATTCCCCTCTGCCGTCACAGCCTGGTAACCAGGGCGGACAGAGGAATGCAGGCGG GAATGTAGAGCAGCGCCCCCTGTGGGACCGAGTGGAGAAGCTCCAGCCTCGGCCAGGCAGCGGCAGCTCCTCCGGGTCTTCCAACTCTAGCTCCCAGGCCAGTTCTGGGGATCGCTTCAGACCACGCT CTTCCTCTAAATCTGAAGGATCACCTCTCCAGCGGCctgaaaacattcacaaaaaacaagatgaaaagaATCTGGCCAGGCCTACTCGACCAGCT GGTGATGTG GACCTGACTGCTCTGGCCAAGGAGCTCCGTGCAGTAGATGATGTGCGGCCTCCACACAAGATTACTGACTACTCCTCCTCAAGTGAGGAGTCAGGCACCACTGACgaagaagatgatgaggaagTGGACCAGGAGGCTGGAGAGGAGTCTACCTCAGGGACTGAGGACTCCAGGGCTGG GAGGTTGAGTAATGGGGAGACAGAGTCTGCTAAGACAATGCTGGCTGAAGACTCCGAGAGTGATCAAGCTACTACGCCCTCAAAGGATGGCACACTGGTCATCAGACAG TCCCAGTCGGAGAGCAACTCCATGTCCAAACACAAGTCTTCCTCTTCCTTCACTCCCTTCATCGACCCACGCCTACTTCAGATCTCTCCATCCAGCGGCAGCTCCCTCAACAACATGG CTGGATTTGGGCAGGATGGACGGCTGGCAGACCCACTGAGGTCAGACCCATCCCGTAAAGGCTCAGTGGTCAATGTTAACCCAGTCAACACGCGACCACCAAGTGACACGCCGGAGATTCGCAAGTACAAGAAGAGGTTCAACTCTGAGATCCTGTGCGCTGCACTCTGGG GGGTAAACCTGCTGGTGGGGACAGAGAGCGGTCTGATGCTGCTGGATCGAAGCGGTCAGGGGAAGGTCTACCCCCTGATCAACCGACGGCGCATCCAACAAATGGATGTCCTGGAGGGACTCAATGTCCTGGTCACCATATCAG GTAAAAAGAACAAGCTGCGAGTGTATTACCTGTCATGGCTCAGAAACAAGATTTTGCACAATGACCCTGAGGTGGAGAAGAAACAGGGATGGGTGAATGTGGGTGACCTGGAGGGCTGTGTCCACTACAAAGTCG TGAAGTATGAGAGGATTAAGTTTTTGGTGCTGGCCTTGAAGAACTCTGTGGAGGTGTATGCCTGGGCACCCAAGCCCTACCACAAATTCATGGCCTTCAAG TCTTTTGGTGACCTGGTGCACAAGCCTCTACTGGTTGACCTGACGGTGGAGGAAGGTCAGAGGTTAAAGGTCATCTATGGCTCCTGCTCTGGCTTCCATGCTGTGGATGTGGACTCTGGGGCTGTCTATGATATCTACCTGCCCACACAT ATCCAGACCAGCATTCAGTGCCATGCCATCATCATCTTGCCCAACACTGACGGGATTGAGTTGCTGGTGTGTTACGAGGACGAGGGCGTCTACGTCAACACCTATGGACGCATCACCAAGGATGTGGTGCTTCAGTGGGGAGAAATGCCAACTTCTGTGG CCTACATTAGGTCAAACCAGATCATGGGCTGGGGTGAGAAAGCCATAGAGATCCGCTCTGTGGAGACCGGACACCTGGATGGAGTTTTCATGCACAAGAGAGCCCAGAGACTCAAGTTCCTTTGTGAGAGGAATGACAAG gtCTTCTTTGCATCTGTGCGCCCTGGAGGTGCCAGCCAGGTATACTTCATGACCCTGGGACGCTCCTCCCTGATGAGCTGGTAG
- the LOC113127174 gene encoding traf2 and NCK-interacting protein kinase-like isoform X8: MANDSPAKSLVDIDLASLRDPAGIFELVEVVGNGTYGQVYKGRHVKTGQLAAIKVMDVTEDEEEEIKLEINMLKKYSHHRNIATYYGAFIKKSPPGHDDQLWLVMEFCGAGSITDLVKNTKGNQLKEDWIAYISREILRGLAHLHAHHVIHRDIKGQNVLLTENAEVKLVDFGVSAQLDRTVGRRNTFIGTPYWMAPEVIACDENPDATYDYRSDLWSCGITAIEMAEGAPPLCDMHPMRALFLIPRNPPPRLKSKKWSKKFFSFIESCLVKNYTQRPPTDQLLKHPFIRDQPNERQVRIQLKDHIDRTKKKRGEKDETEYEYSGSEEEEEDPPEQEGEPSSIVNVPGESTLRRDFIRLQQENKERSEALRRQQLLQEQQLREQEEYKRQLLAERQKRIEQQKEQRRRLEEQQRREREMRRQQEREQRRREQEEKRRIEEMDRRRKEEEERRRAEDEKRRNDREQELIRRQLEEEQRHLEMLQEQLLREQAMLLADERYRKNIQGSPQAAPPPKQPPLPPRSSEPFSNGNSSSEVSAMHRPMEPQVQWSHLAALKSSNSAAPSPPPPVVSRSQSFSEPGGVTSSFAQLHLRSQDPHHHHHHHHHPSPARTDPQPQPPLHHPQAQTRVEHQASSEEVPPKVPVRTTSRSPVLSRRDSPLPSQPGNQGGQRNAGGNVEQRPLWDRVEKLQPRPGSGSSSGSSNSSSQASSGDRFRPRSSSKSEGSPLQRPENIHKKQDEKNLARPTRPADLTALAKELRAVDDVRPPHKITDYSSSSEESGTTDEEDDEEVDQEAGEESTSGTEDSRAGRLSNGETESAKTMLAEDSESDQATTPSKDGTLVIRQSTIDIKRLVNLSSSSSASTGHSHGQSQPLSHGLPEKNGFASRIQHLPDLIQQSRHSPSSSTTIPSSSSFPSSSSHISPAMSPQNPLDNLTAIESQSESNSMSKHKSSSSFTPFIDPRLLQISPSSGSSLNNMAGFGQDGRLADPLRSDPSRKGSVVNVNPVNTRPPSDTPEIRKYKKRFNSEILCAALWGVNLLVGTESGLMLLDRSGQGKVYPLINRRRIQQMDVLEGLNVLVTISGKKNKLRVYYLSWLRNKILHNDPEVEKKQGWVNVGDLEGCVHYKVVKYERIKFLVLALKNSVEVYAWAPKPYHKFMAFKSFGDLVHKPLLVDLTVEEGQRLKVIYGSCSGFHAVDVDSGAVYDIYLPTHIQTSIQCHAIIILPNTDGIELLVCYEDEGVYVNTYGRITKDVVLQWGEMPTSVAYIRSNQIMGWGEKAIEIRSVETGHLDGVFMHKRAQRLKFLCERNDKVFFASVRPGGASQVYFMTLGRSSLMSW, from the exons ATGGCGAACGACTCTCCGGCTAAAAGTCTAGTGGACATAGACTTGGCTTCATTGCGG gaCCCAGCTGGGATATTTGAATTGGTGGAGGTCGTTGGAAATGGCACCTATGGACAAGTATACAAG GGACGACATGTCAAGACTGGACAGCTGGCTGCCATCAAGGTCATGGACGTCACAGAG gatgaagaggaggaaattAAACTGGAGATCAATATGCTGAAGAAGTATTCCCACCACAGAAACATAGCTACCTACTATGGTGCTTTCATTAAGAAGAGCCCCCCAGGACACGATGACCAGCTATGG TTGGTGATGGAGTTCTGTGGTGCCGGTTCGATCACAGACCTGGTGAAGAACACCAAGGGGAACCAGCTGAAGGAAGACTGGATCGCCTACATCTCCAGAGAGATCCTCAGA GGTCTGGCCCACTTACACGCCCACCACGTCATCCACCGTGACATCAAGGGCCAGAACGTCCTGTTGACTGAGAACGCTGAAGTCAAACTGG TGGACTTTGGTGTGAGTGCTCAGCTGGATAGAACAGTGGGGAGGAGAAACACCTTCATTGGGACCCCTTACTGGATGGCCCCTGAGGTCATTGCCTGTGATGAGAACCCAGATGCTACATATGATTACAGA AGCGATCTGTGGTCTTGTGGAATCACAGCTATTGAGATGGCTGAAGGAGCACCAC CACTTTGTGACATGCACCCTATGCGTGCACTCTTCCTCATTCCAAGAAACCCTCCTCCTAGGCTCAAATCTAAAAAATG GTCCAAaaagtttttcagtttcattgagAGCTGCCTGGTGAAGAACTACACCCAGCGCCCCCCGACAGATCAGCTGCTAAAGCACCCCTTCATCCGAGACCAGCCCAATGAGCGGCAAGTCCGTATACAGCTCAAAGACCACATCGACCGGACCAAGAAGAAGAGGGGAGAGAAgg ATGAGACAGAGTACGAGTACAGTggcagtgaggaggaggaagaggatccCCCAGAGCAGGAGGGAGAGCCCAG CTCCATTGTCAATGTGCCAGGTGAGTCAACTCTGCGCCGTGACTTCATCCGCCTACAGCAGGAGAACAAGGAGCGTTCAGAGGCGCTGCGTCGCCAGCAGCTCCTCCAGGAGCAGCAGCTCCGGGAGCAAGAAGAGTACAAACGCCAGCTACTGGCCGAGAGGCAGAAACGCATTGAGCAGCAGAAGGAGCAGAGGAGGCGGCTGGAAGAG CAACAGCGACGGGAACGGGAGATGAGGAGGCAACAGGAGCGTGAGCAGCGTCGCCGTGAGCAAGAGGAGAAAAGGCGTATCGAAGAGATGGATCGCAGACGCAAAGAAGAGGAGGAACGCCGGCGGGCTGAGGACGAGAAGAGGAGGAATGATCGTGAACAG GAGCTCATCAGACGTCAGCTGGAGGAGGAACAGAGACACCTGGAGATGCTGCAGGAGCAGCTGCTCCGTGAACAGGCCATGCTGCTG GCTGACGAGCGGTACCGCAAGAACATTCAGGGCTCCCCTCAGGCAGCCCCTCCTCCCAAGCAGCCCCCTCTGCCTCCCCGCTCTTCTGAACCCTTCTCCAACGGCAACTCCTCCTCCGAGGTCTCGGCCATGCACCGGCCCATGGAGCCTCAG GTCCAGTGGTCCCACCTGGCTGCTCTCAAAAGCAGCAACAGTGCcgccccctctcctcctccacccgTGGTCTCTCGTTCTCAGTCCTTCAGCGAGCCCGGTGGTGTGACCTCTAGCTTTGCACAACTCCACCTGCGCTCCCAGGACccccatcatcaccaccaccaccaccaccacccatcACCTGCACGCACTGACCCTCAGCCCCAACCTCCCCTCCACCACCCTCAGGCCCAGACTAGGGTCGAACACCAGGCCAGCAGCGAGGAGGTGCCTCCCAAG GTACCAGTGAGGACTACATCCAGGTCTCCAGTGCTGTCGCGTCGAGATTCCCCTCTGCCGTCACAGCCTGGTAACCAGGGCGGACAGAGGAATGCAGGCGG GAATGTAGAGCAGCGCCCCCTGTGGGACCGAGTGGAGAAGCTCCAGCCTCGGCCAGGCAGCGGCAGCTCCTCCGGGTCTTCCAACTCTAGCTCCCAGGCCAGTTCTGGGGATCGCTTCAGACCACGCT CTTCCTCTAAATCTGAAGGATCACCTCTCCAGCGGCctgaaaacattcacaaaaaacaagatgaaaagaATCTGGCCAGGCCTACTCGACCAGCT GACCTGACTGCTCTGGCCAAGGAGCTCCGTGCAGTAGATGATGTGCGGCCTCCACACAAGATTACTGACTACTCCTCCTCAAGTGAGGAGTCAGGCACCACTGACgaagaagatgatgaggaagTGGACCAGGAGGCTGGAGAGGAGTCTACCTCAGGGACTGAGGACTCCAGGGCTGG GAGGTTGAGTAATGGGGAGACAGAGTCTGCTAAGACAATGCTGGCTGAAGACTCCGAGAGTGATCAAGCTACTACGCCCTCAAAGGATGGCACACTGGTCATCAGACAG AGCACCATTGACATAAAGCGGTTGGTCaatctctcctcctcttcctcggcCAGCACTGGTCACAGCCATGGCCAGTCCCAACCGCTCAGCCACGGCCTACCAGAGAAAAACGGCTTTGCCAGCCGTATACAACACCTACCAGACCTAATCCAGCAGAGCCGTCACTCCCCTTCCTCTTCCACAACcatcccttcctcctcctctttcccctCCTCATCTAGCCATATCAGTCCTGCCATGTCCCCACAGAACCCCCTGGACAATCTCACTGCCATAGAG TCCCAGTCGGAGAGCAACTCCATGTCCAAACACAAGTCTTCCTCTTCCTTCACTCCCTTCATCGACCCACGCCTACTTCAGATCTCTCCATCCAGCGGCAGCTCCCTCAACAACATGG CTGGATTTGGGCAGGATGGACGGCTGGCAGACCCACTGAGGTCAGACCCATCCCGTAAAGGCTCAGTGGTCAATGTTAACCCAGTCAACACGCGACCACCAAGTGACACGCCGGAGATTCGCAAGTACAAGAAGAGGTTCAACTCTGAGATCCTGTGCGCTGCACTCTGGG GGGTAAACCTGCTGGTGGGGACAGAGAGCGGTCTGATGCTGCTGGATCGAAGCGGTCAGGGGAAGGTCTACCCCCTGATCAACCGACGGCGCATCCAACAAATGGATGTCCTGGAGGGACTCAATGTCCTGGTCACCATATCAG GTAAAAAGAACAAGCTGCGAGTGTATTACCTGTCATGGCTCAGAAACAAGATTTTGCACAATGACCCTGAGGTGGAGAAGAAACAGGGATGGGTGAATGTGGGTGACCTGGAGGGCTGTGTCCACTACAAAGTCG TGAAGTATGAGAGGATTAAGTTTTTGGTGCTGGCCTTGAAGAACTCTGTGGAGGTGTATGCCTGGGCACCCAAGCCCTACCACAAATTCATGGCCTTCAAG TCTTTTGGTGACCTGGTGCACAAGCCTCTACTGGTTGACCTGACGGTGGAGGAAGGTCAGAGGTTAAAGGTCATCTATGGCTCCTGCTCTGGCTTCCATGCTGTGGATGTGGACTCTGGGGCTGTCTATGATATCTACCTGCCCACACAT ATCCAGACCAGCATTCAGTGCCATGCCATCATCATCTTGCCCAACACTGACGGGATTGAGTTGCTGGTGTGTTACGAGGACGAGGGCGTCTACGTCAACACCTATGGACGCATCACCAAGGATGTGGTGCTTCAGTGGGGAGAAATGCCAACTTCTGTGG CCTACATTAGGTCAAACCAGATCATGGGCTGGGGTGAGAAAGCCATAGAGATCCGCTCTGTGGAGACCGGACACCTGGATGGAGTTTTCATGCACAAGAGAGCCCAGAGACTCAAGTTCCTTTGTGAGAGGAATGACAAG gtCTTCTTTGCATCTGTGCGCCCTGGAGGTGCCAGCCAGGTATACTTCATGACCCTGGGACGCTCCTCCCTGATGAGCTGGTAG